The Entelurus aequoreus isolate RoL-2023_Sb linkage group LG08, RoL_Eaeq_v1.1, whole genome shotgun sequence genome segment agttcccaaatgtttactgagtgttgttaaaaggaaaggccatgcaacacagtggtaaagatgcccctgtgccaacttttttatgtgttgctaccattaaattctaagtttatgattatttaccaaaaaaatgaagtttctcagttcaaacattaaatatattttctttgcagtctattccattgaatataagttgaaaagtatttgcaaatcattgtattctgtttttatttacatgtcaacttcactggttttgtgttttgtataaaaaaaattaagaaataaaatcaattaaatgATCAAATCCATTTTgaagtatttttttcatttaaaaatactttttttcattACAAATGTAGAAAAAACTGAAAGCAAactcaattatttttttgttgtattgtttGACAGCTCTATTGCCAAATTTAGATTGTAAGagtgtaaaacattttttccctAAATTAATAAACTCTGAAAACATTTTAAGCTCTGTCTTGAAGCAGCATTATAGTCAAAGTATTATTGGCTGGTAGTTGCAGTTCAATACAGGACGGGCACTGACACACAACAAAAACATAAACGATGACACAGGAGTGATGATAATGAAAAAAAGGAAGAGGACAAAATGAAGAAAttcataaagaaaaaaaaacagacaatgGAAAGGCAAATCATAAACACGAGATAGGAACAATGATTTCAACACAATTTATTTTGGTGCACAAAAAACGTGTGACAAAGATTTTTTTATGCTTTCCAAATGTGAATAATACAGTAATTTAAAACAAAAGCTACCAAACAACGCAGTTCTTGTCTGAAAGAAATACTGCTTCACTTAAGTATAAAAGGTGACAACACAATACAAACATGTAAACAGAGGAACAGGGATCGTCAAACACAAtggcataaaataaaaaataagttacTGTCAAATAAAATATGACGTGAAATATGTCATTTAAAGCTTGTTTGCGACCCCAGAAAGCAAACTAAGTCTTTTCTCCTGAGGAAGTTTTGCTCTTTAACTTACATCTCAAACTACAGAAATGTCATCACTAATGTGCATTTGTATTCTTCTATGAACCACAATCATTGTAAATTATACATGTCTATCTGCATGTTTTAACCTTCATTTAAATGATTTTATGGGTCTTTTGGTCCAACCAAAGGgacgtttggatttttttttttttatgtaaatgcAAAAATGACATTTAAGTTTAAGTCTTCATCTAATATCACAACTTTCACATTCAGTAGTTTTATCAGTCTTTGGATATAATCTGTGTAAAAGATATGGCTTTAGATAAATAACATGTTGAATTTATATAAAAAGGCCTTTTGACTCTTCCAATATTTATTTCAATCTTAACATACAATAGCCTATTAAAGACATTTGTGCAAATATATCTTCATAGGCACCCAATGGCTTCATATAACTAACATAAGAACATGTTTACATGGTAAATCCTAACAACATTATCGCATAAACCGCAATAAAAGATGAAAGTGGAAGCAAATATTGTAATATGTGATATTTGTGTGGACTACAGAGCTGTTTATTGCACGTTTGAAGCTATAGTGTTCACTATTTAGGGCGACGTTGGGACAGACTGATTGTCCACAGCTTTAAAGATAACACTGTGATATTTGATCCATAAAGTCAGAAAAACAAATTGCACACACATAAgaaataaaaagtaacaatttgaaATTGTCTTACTAATCAAGAACAAAAAAGAACTTTTACAAAAAGCACAATAAGGAAATGTTTGGTACAGTAACTGGTGAGACCCCCACAGTGCAGCATGAGCACTTATCTCCACGGGCGAACCTTCCCTCTGACAAACCTTCCCGAGGACGTTCGCCTGAGGCCGCACTCCCACCTGGCCTCATCGCGTAGCGTCCTTTCCCGCTCCTCCCTCCGCCGCCTCTCCCTCTCCCGCCTCACTCGCTCCCTCATCCTCCTCTCCCTCACTTCACGAGGGAGCAGTCGAGGCAGCCTGCTGGGCCTCTCCTCCTTTAGAAGGCCCACGCGTCTCAGCCGGAGACGCGCGCCCACCGGCAGCTTTTTGACCAGCTGCCGAGCTAGCTTTAGCACTAGCGAGTTCGCCAAGTCGGCAAGCACCCCGAGTGGCCGTCGGCTGAATCGCTTCACCCAGAGGGCGCCCTGTGCCAGCGGGGAGTGGCCTGTGCCACGAGCCTGATGTTTGGAAGGTAGACTCTTCAGGGGGACAGGGATTTTGGACTGGCGCACACCCCAGTTACGCCCTGCTTTTGGGAACATCTCATAGAGGCTTCGCTCAGCCACGCCGCCGAGGAGTGACTGGCACATGGCGAAGAGCGGTCGGGGAAGGCGGAAAAGCACCCGCATGCACAGTCGGTTGACTTTGCGGGGTGCTTGCTGGAAGAAGTCGCGGACCGGCCGGACAACCAGCACCACCAGCAGGTAGAGCGACAAGAAGAGGGAGGGGGAGCTGAGGAAGGAGGCGGAGACTAAAATCATGGGGATGTAGTAGATGCCCAGGCTGAGGGACAGCCCCAGACTAAAGAGGCCACTGGCCCACAGGCTCAGCGACAGATAGGCGGAGAAGGACAGCGAGCAGCAGGAGCGGAGGAGGAGGTAGGAGAAGAAGTGCGCCAGGAGGGCGAGCTCGGCCGACAGCAGGAGGGACGCCAGCGAGGGCAGCGGCGGCGAGCGCCGCAAGGAGAGGAGAAAGACAGTGAGGAGCAGCAGCGTCAGGTTGGAGGGCTGGGCGGCGGCCGACAGCGAGAGGAGGAGGCAGACGGCGTGGGAGAAGAGCGACGGGAGGGAGGACTCTGGCGGTGGTGGTGGAGGGGGAGGGCCGGGGGGAATGGGCTCCAGCTCTTCTATGGCATCAGGGAAGTAAAACTCAGACAAGTCGTCCAACACATGCTGACGTCTTTTTTCAAGGGACAGTGCGGGCATGAGCTCAGATGGGCAACCATCCGCCACGCCTCTACCCTCCTCTTCATCTAAGTGTGCAGTCTGACCTCCATCTTCCTCATATTCCCACTGAACCCCTTCCACCTCCCTCATCTCCCACCCCTCTTTCTCATCTGAGCCTCTTCTGCTGGTTGACAAGTCATCCACATGTTTGATGCCCTCATCTTCCTCTTCATCTCTAAATTCAACTTCTCCATCAAGCTTCCTGTCTTTGGTCTCATCCATCTTTTCTAACTCCTCAACTGAGGCTTCTAGCGGCCCCTCCCCGTTCTGACCCTCTGTCGCATGGCCCGAGGACTCCTCGGGGCACCCCTGGTTCTGGGCGGTGCCACCCTCACTCACTTTGAGGCTCTTGGGCTGCTGGCGGACTTCCACGGCGTGCTTCTGACGCAGCTCCTGCTCACGCCGCTTGTTGTACTCCATCTGGTTGGTGAGCTCCGTCTGGTGCTGCGTGCGGATCAGATCGGCCCGGGTGCGCTGCACCAGACCCAGCTGGCGGAACTCCAGTTCCTGGGTGGACTCGTGGTGGCGCAGCAGCATAGCACAGTCCAGGTCCTTCAGGGTCTGCTTCTTGTTCAGCTCCTAGTGTAGAACCACATGAGCAATAATCAAAGGGTGGCATAAACTGAACCTATTACAAAGTCACACTTAAATGGAGGAcagctttgttaaaaaaaaagaccatttaagaaaaacaggcttcactacacctAAAATAACTAAGTCAACTATAGACATGGGAGCTGaaatatttctttctttctttggcAGATAGGCTAAAGAAGACTACAATGcaatgttagcattgtagctGTGATTGTTTTGCTAACATTTGTGTCCTCCTGTTCCTATTTCGTAATCTTACCATGTTGTATGTGCTATGCAGTACATCCGAAAAGTATTTACAGCACTTAACTTTTTccccattttgttatgttacaccctaattccaaaatggaataaatccatggttgtcctcaaaattctacagacaataccccataataacaatgttgaaagttatttttatttattttgtaaatttattaaaaataaagagagaaaaaaaatcacatgtacataagtattcacagcttttactcaatactttattgatgcagcctcaagtctttttgaatataatGCCACaaccttggcacacctatctttgagcaGTTTTGCCCAGTCGTCTTTGCAGCAcacctcaagctccatcaggttggatgggaagtgttggttttcatccaggatgtctctgtacattgctgcattcatcttagtctagtcagggagttgACCAAGAACCtagtggtcactctgtcagagctacagcattttactgtggaGAGgacaaccttccagaaggacaacaatctgcagcaatccaccaatcacgCCTGTATGGTATAGTAGCCAGACGGAagacatttcttagtaaaaagtttgccaaaatgcacctgaaagactcttagATCataagaaacaaaattctctggtctgatgagacaaatatttaactctttggcgtgaatgccaggtgtcatgtttggagTAAACCAGGcagcgctcatcaccaggccaataccgtccctacagtgaagcatggtggtggcagcatcatgctgtggggatgtttttcagtggcaaAAACTGGGAGACtattcaggatagagggaaagatgaatgcaacaatgtacagacacatcctggatgaaaaccaatgcttttcatccaacctgatggagcttgagaggtgctgcaaagaggaatgggcaagactgcccaaagataggtgtgccaagcttgtggcattgtattcaaaaatacttgaggctgtaattggtgccaaaggtgcatcaacaaggtATTGAGTAAAtgctgtgaatatttatgtacatgtgatttttaccgttttttaatttttaatacatttgcaaaataaaaaaacaaaaacaatttcacATTGTCACTATGGGGTATTTTCTggataattttgaggacaaaaatgacttaAATCCATTTTTGGAAAAAGACTGTTACATAACAAAATATGAAAAAAGTGACgctctgtgaatactttccggaagcACCGTCTGTAAGGTGGCTGACAGGGGCAAATGCGCAGTTACGTCCAAAATACATGCAATTTCACAACACAACGCACAAGTGCAGGGCAAACATGCAGCAACGATCAAAATAAACCCAAAAGACATGCAATACAGGGAACACACAACACATTAAATCCgcaattttataattgtataaaaTTATTTTCTAATTTTGTACCTTTTCACTCCAACTTTTTTCTAGGCATTCCcacatatgtatttgtatatcccTCTCAGACAAGGCACCACTAGTAGGGCTCACAGATGTATGAATATGTAGACGCTAGCTTCAGGCTTGTCAGCCACGTAAATACAGCCGCCATCTTGTGCAGGGGTTTTGTCAGACCGATCTGTATCTAACTGGCATCGAACTTCGAATCATGGATTGACCTCTGTCTGAGTTAACTAATGCAGTAAAGAGATGTAGCTTCCCCCAGCTCAGAATGGCGGCCGCGTTGACACATCATTTCAAAGAACAGCAGTGTCAGAGGTGGCATTTACAtattcttatttatgtggcttacTTCCTAGTAGCATGTTAACCTCCGGTTTCATCGTACATCAGTTGAGTTTTTCCCATAGTTTGTGTTTTACAGGGGTTGTGTCTGTTTTGGACGTTATTGCACGTTTGTCCCACACTTATGTGTTGTGAAGTTGCATGTGTTTTGGCTGTTTgcgtttattttttatatttcccCTATTGGCATCTATTGGACTCCAAAGAATGATTGTCATTAAAGttagttttgtttcgcaataggaGAGGAAAGAAAAAACAGCCCCACGTTGTTACCTCACGGATCAGATCCTGCTCTAGATTGTGTCGTGCCAGCAGCATCTTCCTCTTGTACTGGCGACACTGCAGCTCATAATACTGCCTCTGCCTCCTCAGCAGGCCTGACTCCTCCTCTGCTTGGAGCTGCTGCAGACACTCTTTCTGGTGCACCAGCCACTCCTGCTTCTCCCGCTTGGGCGTTGACTGGTTCTCGTTCAACTCCTTGAGttacagcaatgtgcaaaaatgagTCCTTGTCTTTGATGACTGCAATGTTTGCTAATATGTGCATCAGATGCTAAAAATGGGTGTCACCTCTTTAAGCTGCTCCTTGCGTTGTCGATATTGTCGTTTCTGTGATTCCAGCAGACTTGTCAACTCCTTTTTCTGCTGGCCGAGTATGTGCTGCTGGAACTTTTTCTCCTCAGTTAGGACCGCCTTTGTCTGAGAGAAGGACCAAACAAAACCTCATTTAATTGAATCTTAGCTGTGGAAAGATTAACCAGCTCACCTCCTTGTCCATGATAGCGGAGTGCTTTTTGGATAACTTTTCACCCTCCATAGAGAAGCTGTTCCTCTGGTTCTCCAGCTCCTTGTCCAGTCTCAGCTGGTGCTCGTCCATCTCTGCTTTCAGCTTGTTTTCAAGGCCCATCAACTGTTTCTGGTGCTGCCGGCGCATACGCTTGTACCTAGGACCAAAAGTAGGCGATGAAGATGAGACTACGTACCTTGTACTTACAGGACTTTATATGTTTTGCTTTACCCAGACATCTGCTCCCTCAAGGCCGACCCCTGCTCATGTTCTTGGATCTGGCGAGTAACAAGCGAAGCAGTCCTGATGGTAGCGAAATGGTCTCTGCCTCGACGACGTCTCCCAcccccacctcctcctcctcctccaccaccaccaccaccagcagACGAGGCATCTCGTTGTGAGTCAACCTCTGGCTGATAAGGGTCATCATAGATGTTGTCGTGGCTCTACAGAGGATGAGAAATATTGATGCCGTGATTTCAACAGGAAGCTATGGAAGGGTACGACCTTTTCACTGATAATGCAGTGTTGTAAAGTTGCCCTATTGACACTTTTATTACCCTCTTCT includes the following:
- the taok2b gene encoding serine/threonine-protein kinase TAO2 isoform X1 — encoded protein: MPSSVRAGSLKDPEVAELFCREDPEKLFTDLREIGHGSFGAVYFAHDIRTNEVVAIKKMSYGGKQSNEKWQDIIKEVKFLQKLRHPNTVEYHGCYLREHTAWLVMEYCLGSASDLLEVHKKPLQEVEIAAITHGALQGLVYLHSHNMIHRDVKAGNILLTEPGQVKLGDFGSASIVAPANSFVGTPYWMAPEVILAMDEGQYDGKVDVWSLGITCIELAERKPPLFNMNAMSALYHIAQNESPVLQSNHWSDYFRNFVDSCLQKLVQDRLTSDVLLKHHFLCRERPMTVVMDLIARTKDAVRELDNLQYRKMKKILFHEAHNGPAPEGAEEEEDVEQYMLRTGTVNSMESSHSLPSMSISASSQSSSVNSLADGSDDSGEMAMMQEGEHTVTSNSSVLHKPLSHDNIYDDPYQPEVDSQRDASSAGGGGGGGGGGGGGGRRRRGRDHFATIRTASLVTRQIQEHEQGSALREQMSGYKRMRRQHQKQLMGLENKLKAEMDEHQLRLDKELENQRNSFSMEGEKLSKKHSAIMDKETKAVLTEEKKFQQHILGQQKKELTSLLESQKRQYRQRKEQLKEELNENQSTPKREKQEWLVHQKECLQQLQAEEESGLLRRQRQYYELQCRQYKRKMLLARHNLEQDLIREELNKKQTLKDLDCAMLLRHHESTQELEFRQLGLVQRTRADLIRTQHQTELTNQMEYNKRREQELRQKHAVEVRQQPKSLKVSEGGTAQNQGCPEESSGHATEGQNGEGPLEASVEELEKMDETKDRKLDGEVEFRDEEEDEGIKHVDDLSTSRRGSDEKEGWEMREVEGVQWEYEEDGGQTAHLDEEEGRGVADGCPSELMPALSLEKRRQHVLDDLSEFYFPDAIEELEPIPPGPPPPPPPPESSLPSLFSHAVCLLLSLSAAAQPSNLTLLLLTVFLLSLRRSPPLPSLASLLLSAELALLAHFFSYLLLRSCCSLSFSAYLSLSLWASGLFSLGLSLSLGIYYIPMILVSASFLSSPSLFLSLYLLVVLVVRPVRDFFQQAPRKVNRLCMRVLFRLPRPLFAMCQSLLGGVAERSLYEMFPKAGRNWGVRQSKIPVPLKSLPSKHQARGTGHSPLAQGALWVKRFSRRPLGVLADLANSLVLKLARQLVKKLPVGARLRLRRVGLLKEERPSRLPRLLPREVRERRMRERVRRERERRRREERERTLRDEARWECGLRRTSSGRFVRGKVRPWR